Genomic window (Chryseobacterium bernardetii):
AGGGCCTTTTTTTGATTATTCAGAAACGTGGCAGTTGGTTATCAATACCGGAACTACGATCATCACTTTCCTCATGGTTTTCCTCATTCAAAAAGCGCAGAATAAAGATTCGAAAGCTATACAGATTAAGTTAAATGAAATAATTGCTGCTCATGAAAAAGCCAGTAACAGGATTGTGGATATTGAAGATCTTACAGAAGTGGAGCTGGATCAGCTTCATCATTATTACGAAAATTTAGCTCAGTTTGCCAAGAAAGATTCGGACATCCATACTTCCCATTCCATAGATGCTGCACAGAGGAATCAGGATTATAAACATGAATTTTTTAAAAAGAAACATGAAGAGTGGCTTCAAAAGAAAGAGCAACAAAAAAAAAAAGAATGATTTTTCATTCTCTTTTTATGTTTAAAACCCTTCTATAGTATAATTAAATTAAAATTGTTAAATTTATGTTAAACTAAAACTGAAAAACCAAACACCATGAAACTAAAATTTAACCTTTTAGCCCTCATATTGATATTGGGACTAAATTCAATTGTTTCCGCACAGCAAGACAAAGAATTAAAGCTCTATAATCTCTATTACCTAAGTAAGGTTATTAATTCTAATAATCTGACATCTGATCAAATTAATGATATATATGCCAGTCTGGTAGCTAATTTAGGACAGGCTAAAGTTGATACATTAGCAAAAAAATATAAAGTAACTAATGATTCCTCTAAAGCAAGTTATATAGGAAATTTTCTTGTTAATAGAAACACATTAAAAGAGCTGACAAGAAGTGATATCATCAGACTATTCAATTTAGGACTGTTTGATAAAAAATACATTGACAGTAACAAAACAGAGAAGATTAACAGCTTTGAAAAAAGCTTTAAATCTTTAGCATTAAGAGGGGACGAATTAGATAAGGAGAAGGAAGAATTGGAACTCATCAAGACCCTCCTTGTAAATAAAGATAGTATACAATTTAATCAGAGATTCAGTCCTAAAGCTAAAATTTTTGAAAACCTATTGAATAATAAAAAACCGGAAGAAGTCCAGAATGATTCATTTAAGCTGTTTAAAGAAGTTAATTTATCGAAGTTGGAAGAAAAATTAAATGGTAATCGTAAAAAGATAGAGGATTTAGTAAAAGATAATGAATTATATAAAGAAAGTGTAAGACAATATGCAAATGCATATGTTAACAAAAGAAAAGATGTAGACCTTGTAGTCCCTTTAAATAATAATTTAGAAGCTTCCCAAAATCAAATCAATATAAATTCAATTGTTCAGGCTGCCCAGCAGAGAACTTCCAGTCAGAGTTTCAATATGCCATCAGAATCCCAAATGATCGAAGCAATGGCTATTTTTCTAGCCAACAGAGCAAAGCAGGAAACTTTGATCTGGTTTATGGATCAGGTGAGGGAGAGACTCAATAATCCACTTGTTTTTGAAGCATTTCCGGAAACTGCTAAGCTTCTTGCAGGACTTGAAGACTATAAAACTCCTAATTTCAGTAGTTCATGGCGCTACGCAATTTCTTCAGATTTTATAAAGATGCCTGTGAATATAGCTGAAAGTAAGTGGGTAGAGGAGTTCTTAGTCAAAGATGTTAATAGTAGGAAGGAACTATTAACAAGTATTAGTTTTGGTGCTGATTTAAACAGGTTGATTTCTGAAAGATATAATTATAGAGATATTGTACGGTATTTTTATATGAATCCTAAGTACAA
Coding sequences:
- a CDS encoding low affinity iron permease family protein yields the protein MDHKNNNLFEKFSNWAVKFTGSQYAFIGATFVVLAWAVTGPFFDYSETWQLVINTGTTIITFLMVFLIQKAQNKDSKAIQIKLNEIIAAHEKASNRIVDIEDLTEVELDQLHHYYENLAQFAKKDSDIHTSHSIDAAQRNQDYKHEFFKKKHEEWLQKKEQQKKKE